Below is a window of Calderihabitans maritimus DNA.
CCTGCGCTTTTTAGAGACCGGAGAATTCAGGCGGGTAGGGGACAACCGGCTACGTTATGTTGATGTGCGGGTGGTGGCGGCTACCAACCGGCGGCTTGAAGAAGAGATTCGGCAGGGCCGTTTCCGGGAAGACCTTTATTACCGGCTTAATGTTTTCAAGCTGGTGGTACCGCCTTTACGGGAGCGTAAGGAGGATATCCCCCTGCTGGTTGACTATTTTATTACTAAGTTTGCCGGAGAGGAAAGGAAGCTTCGCTTAGACGAGGAAGCGATGCGGGCCCTGATGGCTTACGATTTTCCGGGCAATGTGCGGGAACTGGCTCACATGGTGGAAAGAGGAGTTCTCTTGGCTTCGGGGAGTGTCATTAAAAAAGAAGATCTTTTCAATGAAAATAATGAGGCTATTTCGGTTGGCATGACGCTTGAGGAGGTAGAAAAAAGACATATTGCTGCCACCCTTAGAAGTGTTAACGGCAACAGGGCAAAAGCAGCCCGTTTACTGGGGATTAGTGTTCGGAATCTCTATCGCAAAATCCAGGCCTATAATTTGGATGAATGATGACGAAGCAGTGACATTTTGTCACCACGTAAGGACAAAATGTCACTGCTATGGAAGAGGAATAAAATGATTGATTAAGCTCAAATCGTTGACTTTTCAGGGCACCGGTTAATTAACCGGTGATTTATTTTTGTTGGCACCTGTTTTGCTACTTTACACAATCCCGGAGTAGCTAGTTACAAATTTCACGGAAAGGAGGAGACAAGATGGGCGGTATAAGCAGAAGGGAGTTTTTTAGTGGACTGAAGGTTGCTCTGGCCGGAGAAAAAGGTGGTAACGGCGGGAGTCCTAGATGGGCTATGGTCATTGACCTCAGCAAATGTATTGGATGCCATGCTTGTACAGTTGCCTGCAAGGCAGAAAACCGTACGCCGCCGGGGGTAACCTACAATGTTGTGGTGGAGGAAGAGCAGGGTAGGTTCCCTAATGTAGTCAGGACTAACCTGCCGCGCCCTTGTATGCAGTGTGACCGGCCACCCTGTGCCCAGGTTTGCCCGGTGCAGGCTACCTATAAGCTGGAGAACGGTATTACTGCCGTGGACTATGAACGCTGTATTGGCTGCCGATACTGTATCGTGAATTGTCCTTACGGAGCCCGCTATTTTGATTTTGGTGACAGTTACGATCAGGAAATGGTGGGCTACTCTGCGGCGCAGGCCCATGAATGGGGGATGAACTGGGGCAAGCGGACAAAAGGAAAAATTCCGACCGGGATTGTGCGCAAATGCACTTTTTGCTACCACCGGTTGGAACGGGGAGAAGAGCCGGCTTGCGTAGAAACTTGCCCCGGCGATGCCCGATTTTTCGGCGACCTGAATGATCCCCACAGTACCGTGGCTAAACTGGCTGCCAGTCCGCGAGCTTTTCGTCTTAAAGAGGAACTAGGTACCCATCCCCGGGTTATCTATCTGAAGTGAATTGAATTAGGGAGGTGTTTACGGTGAGTAGTCCTACAAATTCTTCCATATTGGTTCATAAGAATGAGACTGAAGCGGACAGAGTCGTTTCACCCCGGGTTTCTAGAGGGGGTGCCTTGGTCTGGTACGGGCTTCTTGTCCTGGCCATGGTGGCGGGGGTCGTTGCTTTTATCATCCGGGCCAAAGAGGGCTTGGCCAGCACAGGTCTGACGACCATTACTCCTTGGGGGACCTGGGTGGCTTTTTATATTTACTTTGTTGGGATGAGTGCAGGGGCTTTCTTGCTATCTACCTTTATCCATGTGTTTGGCATGGAACGTTTTCATAAAGTGGGACGGGAAGCCCTGCTGGTGGCCATAATCAGTATGGTCCTAGCTCTTACCTTTATTCTTCTCGATCTTGGCCGGATGGAAAGATTTTGGCATGTTCTGTGGTATTTTAACCCCACTAGTGTTTTGGCCTGGGAAGTCCGGTTCTATGTTATTTATATCTTATTGCTGGCAGCGGAGTTGTATTTTTCTATGCGACAGGATTTAATTCGTGCCTCTCGCGGAACGGGCTGGGCGGCTCGCGTAGCGGCGGTCTGCACCCTGGGAAGCAAAGACTTAAGCGAGGAGTCTGTAAAGCGCGACCATCGCATTTTGAAGGTGTTGGGTGCCATTGGGATTCCCATCGCAATTTTTGGTGTCCATGGGGGTACCGGAGCCCTCTTTGCGGTGGCGAAAGCCCGCCCTTACCTGAACAGTGCTCTGTTGCCGGTCGTTTTCATCGTATCGGCGCTGGTATCCGGGACTGCCTTGTTAATTGCTTCTTATACCATCCGGAAAAAAGTTTCCGGCCAAATACCGGACCGGGAAATGCTGAAATCCCTAGGTGGTCTGCTAGCGCTATTTCTTTCAATTGACCTCGGTCTCGAGTTTTATGAATTTCTTATTGGTGCCTACGGGCTTGAGGCTACTGAATTGGCCACCCTCAAAACCATTTTTGCCGGGCAGTTTGCCTGGTCCTTTTGGGGTATCCAAATGCTGGTCGGGGCCGTTATCCCGTTGGCCATTCTAGCTTATCCTAGAACTAGAAATTCTCCCGCGGCCATTGCTGCTGCGGCAATCATGGTAGTCATCGGTATTGTGGCGGTCCGGTTCCATATTGTTTTACCTTCCTTGATTGTGCCAGTAATGGAAGGACTGCCGGAAGGTTATTATCTCCCCACCTGGGTTGAGCTGGCAAGTAGTCTTGGGGTGATTGCTTTCGGATTATTCCTTTACAGTTTGGCGGTAACGGGGCTCCCCATTGACGTGCGGCAAGAAATTGATAAAGGGGTGAAGGAAAATGAGTAAACAGGACAAAAGTTGTGAAAAGGCTGTTAAGAAGATTAGCCGCCGGAATTTTATTAAGGGGACAATGGCAGCAGGTGGGATGGTTGCCCTAGAGCCCCTGATAACCGGAACTGTTTTACCTCCTATCGAAAAACTTTGGCTGAATGATCCCCATGGGGTGGGCGATGATTTTGAGGACTACGGGGCAGAGGATGTCATTTATACCACCTGTGAGCAGTGTAACACTCACTGTACCCTCAAGGCAGTGATCGCTCCTGCATCGGGTGATGGTCCGTACACTTCGATTATTCGTAAACTGGCGGGAAACCCGTACAGTCCTCTGAATATGGTTCCTTTCGGAGCAATCCCCTACGATACTCCGGTGAAAGAGGCTGCAAAAGGCCAGGGAGAAGTAGCGCGGGTTGGTCGCGCTTTTCGCGGGGGGCGCATATGCCTTAAGGGACAGGCCGGCATTCAGACGGCCTATGACGCCTTACGGGTAACCAAACCTTTGAAGCGGGTAGGCCCGCGGGGTAGCGGCAAATGGCAAACTATTTCTTGGGAGCAGGCTATCGACGAAATTGTTAATGGTGCTCCTGACCTGGGAACCCCGGGATTGAAGGATATCTGGGCCTTTGTCCCGGAGAAACCCGTGATGGCCGATTGGGAAAAGGTTCAAAAAGGAGAAATGAGCCAGGAGGAGTTTGATAAAAAATACCGGGACGTCCTCATTGACACGCGCCACCCTGACCTGGGGCCAAAGGCCAACCAGGTGGTTAGTTTGTTCGGAGACCGGCGGGATTTCTTTCAGAAACGGTTTTGGAAACAGACCATGGGCAGTATTAATACCATCCACCATGGGGGTATTTGTGGGGTCAGCGGGGTGATGGGTAATATCCGGTCCTTTAACAGCCCCAAGCCCAAAAAACGAATGTATGCTGACATTGATAACGCGGAATTTTTGATTGTCTGGGGGACGAACCCGTTGGTGGCCAATAAGGGTCCCACCTGGCTGGCGCCGAAAATCACCAATGCCCTCAAACGGGGCATGAAGCTGGCCGTGGTGGACCCCCGGATGAGCAAGATTGCGGAAAAGGCTCACCTTTGGGTGCCTATCTACCCAGGAACTGACGGTGCATTGGCCCTGGCCATGGCTCGCTGGATTATCGAAAACAATCGTTATGACCGGCGGTATTTGACCAATCCCAACCGGCAGGCGGCGGCGGAAGACGGTGAACCAACCTGGAGCGATGCTACCCATTTGGTTAACCTGAGCGACCCGAAGCGGCCCAAGCTGCGGGCCAGTGACCTGGGTATCGGTAACAAGGATCAGTTGGTGGTGTTGGAGAACGGCCGCCCGGTTCCCCATGATAAGGCTAAGGAGGGTCAGTTGGAAGTAGATACGGAAATCAACGGTATCCGCGTTAAGTCTGTTTTTACCCTTTTCAAAGAACGGGTGATGGAATATACTTTAGAGGAGTATGCCCGTATCTGCCGGATTGAGGTGGAACAAATTGTGGAACTGGCCCGAGAGTTTACTTCCCATGGCAAAAAGGCGGCCATCATTTCCTACCGTGGTCCTGCCATGCATGTGAACGGATTTTATAACTTAAGGGCTATCAACTGCCTTAATCACCTTATCGGTAATTACGATTGGAAAGGGGGTAGCATTACCACCGGAGCCAAGTTCAAGTTGTTTAACGGGCGCTACGATGTACTTAAGGTTCCCAACGGGTTTAAAGCCTGGGGGATTCCGCTAGACCGGACGAAAAAAGCCTATGAAAAGACCTCCCTGTTTAAACGAGACGGCTATCCGGCCAAAAGGCCCTGGTTTCAGTTTTCAGCTAATCTAACCCAGGAAGTGCTGCCGAGCGCTGCCGACGGTTATCCCTATCCCATTAAAGCCTTGTTCATACACCGAATTTCGCCGGTCGTCTCGGCTCCTTTGGGACAGGAGCAGGTGGAAATACTGAAGAATACCAATATCATTCCGCTCATAGTAGCTTCCGATGTGGTCATCGGGGAAACTTCTATGTATGCCGACTATATTCTACCTGATTGCACTTATCTGGAGAGGTGGGGTTTAGAAGTCATTTATCCCAATTTCGAGTTGAAAGAATCCCATATCCAGCAGCCCGTGACCAGAGTTTATCCGGAGGTCCGCCAGGCAGAGGATGTCCTCATTGATATTGCCAAAAAGATGGGCTTGCCGGGAGTGGGGGACAATGCCTTTCCGGACGGCAGTCCGTTGAACAGAGCGGAAGACTTCTATCTCAAGGTAGTGGCCAACATTGCCTATGACGGGAAGGAGCCGGTGCCGGACGCTGATGACGAGGAACTGGCTATTTTCGAAAAGGCCCGCCGCAAGGCTCTAGGAAAGTTTTTTGATTTAGAGGCCTGGAAGAGGGCAGTGAAGCCGGAGGAATGGCGCAAGGTGGTCTATGTTCTAAACCGGGGCGGGCGTTTTGAGGCTAGAGGCAACGAATATGACGGACCTTATTTAAAATATAAATTGGCCTCCGAGGTTAACTTCTACAATGAAAAATTAGCCGGGGCCAAGAACTCCTACGATGGGAAGTTCTTTGACGGTTTGCCTAAGGTGGCTGAAGTGACTTTTTACAACGGTAAAAAGGTGGATGATCCCTATCCCCTGGTATTAATTAACTGGAAAAGTGCCTATACGGGCACTCACCGCAATATCAGCGATGTCTGGCTGAGAGAAATTGAGGCGGAAAACCTGCTTTGGATAAATCCTGAGGATGCTCGCCAGCGAGGAATTAAGAGCGGTGCTAAGGTGAAGATAAGGTCGGCTAATTCTGAAGTTACTGCCACAGCGCTGGTAACTGCCAGAATTAGACCAGGGGTGGTCGGTGCGGCCTTTAGTTACGGACATTTTGCCTACGGATCCCGGCCGGTAGAGATTGACGGTGTCAAACAAGCATACGCTACTCCGTACGGTCATACCAGCGGTATGGCCGGTACTCCGGGCACCGGTTATGCCCTGGGAAGAGGAACTGGTTTCCCGGTCAATTACTTGTTAAGGAGGGACGAAGCACTCAGTTATGGTGCTCAGTCTGACCCTGTCGGCGGGGGAGCGGCTCAGTTGGATACGAGAGTTGAAGTGTTAAAAGCCTAAAAATAAAAGAAGGAGAATGATAACTATGTTCGGTTTCTTACCAAGTATAGGGGTGCCCGAGCTGATTCTGATATTGGTATTGGCGTTGATCATTTTCGGTCCGGGGAAGTTGCCGGAAGTCGGTAGGTCCCTGGGTAAATCCATCAGGGAATTTAGGAATGCTTCCAAAGAGATTAAAGAAGAGATCACTGCGGAATTAGAACCGCAGCAGAAGAACAAATAACATTCGAGGGTGTGCCCGTAATGGGCACACCCTTTGAAAAATGAAAAGAGGTGAACTCCGGTTTTACACAACCAGAGCTAAAGGCTAAGCCCACCAAAAATGTGGGCTTAGTTTTATTCCTTTACCGTACTTTCCAGTTCTTCCTTGACTTCGCTGGTGGCTTTTTTGAACTCCCGGATGCTTTTACCAATGGCCCGGCCTACTTCAGGCAGTTTGCCGGGGCCAAAGATGACGAGGGCAAGGACCAAGATTAAAATCAGTTCCGGGACTCCGATATTCGGTAAAAGGCCAAACATTATCTTTTCCCCCCTCTGTTAGGATAATTAAGGACAACTGCTTCAGGAATTCTCTATCTTTTTGATAAAACGGTTAATGACGTTTATGATGAGCGGGTTGAAAATGTTTTATCAACTCTTTTTTCAAGCACTTTTCTTGATATCTACACCTGTGTCACGGTTGAATTCTTGCATAAACCATTTTTCGTGGTGGCTTTTAGCAAACTCTTCTGATACGTATCCACTAATCATACCGTTAATTGATTCCTTGGAACCGGGATGCAAGAGTGCTAAATAAGCGTGGCCAATAATAACTGCTCCCATCACCAGGGCAAATAAATCATGAATGGGGTACATCCATTGCACAACTTCCCTGGGAAAAAGATGATCTTGCCACATGATTAATCCGGTAACCGCCAGGATAATAGAGCCAAAGATGGTGAGCATGGAATTAATTTTTTCTCCTGCATTAAATTTACCTTGGGGAGGTAATTCAGCACCCAACCCAAAAAACTCCCTGGCAAATCCCATTACAAATTTTACGTCATCCTTATCCCAGGTGAAAACATCTTTCAACCAGCGGAAGGTAGACTTGGGCGTACCCAGTAATAACACTAAGGGTGTACCAATCGCAAAGGGTATGGCCATGAACCTGTGAATCATACGGGCTGTTTGAATCCCAGAAACCCCCAGTATGTTCCCAAGTTTCATAGAGAATAAAGCCAGACCGGTCAGTAATAAGGTTAAAAATGAAACTGTATGGACCCAGTGAGCTATTCTTTCCGCTTTGTTAAATCGCAATACCTTACCCTTCATTAACTTTTCCCCCTTTCGCCGGTTTATCTTCGGCCTTAAAGGTGTTAATCAGGAAACTGGTAATTACCGCAGCGCCTACGCTGCCCATGGCCAGTTTGCCCAACGGCTGAACAATATCCTGCCAGAACCCAACACTGGTTGGTATTTGGGGATGAGCAGGCAATCCAGGAAGATCTACACCCACAGGAATCAAGTAAATCATGGATGTATTTAATTTATCACCACGGTAAATAACGGCTTCCTGACCCTTTGCCTTTAAAGATGCTTTTCTCTTCTCGGCCAGCGCCAACAAGTCGTTCATTTCCCCATAGGTTCTGGCATCTGACGGACAGTTTGTAGCACATGCCGGTTTCAACCCATTTCTTACCCTCTTGATACAGAATGTACATTTTTCTGCCTTTTCGGCCAGTGCATTATATTTGGAAGCATTATAGGGACAGGTATTAACACAGTATTTGCAGCCAACACACTTTTTGGGTTCCCGATAAACTATGCCATCTTCTTTTTTGGTGTTTGCTCCTACGGGACAAACCTTAACGCAGGTAGGGGTATCACAGTGCATACAAGACCGGGGATAAGTATATTTATAAAACCCTTCATGATCACTACCTTCTTTTTCCTTTAACTCGTTATAAAACAATCCGGGAATTACTTCGTTTTCTTGCTTGCAGGAAATTATACAGGATTTGCAACCCACACAGCGAGACAAGTCTACTAACATTGCCCTTCTCATCAACCGTCACCCCTTTCTAAGCTTTGTATATTCTACACTGGATGTTCTTTTGCAGGAAACTGCCATTGATATCGTGGTCAGCGGGAAACAAAGTATTGGCCGGCTCCTGCTTATACGGTGATTTTAAACCAAAATAGGGCTGGGTGGAAACCACTTTTTCAGAAATCAATTCCGTTAGCTTAGCCGCCAGGGTAATTTTACCGTAAGGGGTTTCCACCACCACTTTATCTCCGTCTTTAACCCCGTACTTAGCTGCAGTAGCAGGGTGAATTTCCAAATATGGCGTCTCTATTTCCCTGGCCCAGGCACTGTACTGGCACTGGCTATGGTAGTGAGCTGCCACCTTTGCGGTACTGAACATCAACGGGTAATCCTTCGCCCTATCTTTAGAATTGCCCGGGCTTTCCAGCGGGTCTTGATAATACGCAATTTCTGTTTTTAAACGGTTCTTGTCAAGTTGCTGAATTTCAATTTTACCGCTGGGAGTTTTAAATTTGAGATCAGTATACAGCGGTTTTAACTTAGGTTTTTCACTTAAGGATTTGCAGGGATAATGTACTGCCTTTTCCTTTTTCATTCGTTCGATTGTAATACCCGCCACTTTAGAGTTCTTTTCGACCATTCTGGCCCAGTGTTCTTCCGGGGTTTTTACAAAATAGGACATATTAAAGCCCATTTTTTGAGCCAATAGGTAATAAAATTCCTGCCCTGATTTTGCTTCACCCAAAGGCGCATGGGCTGCTTCCCGCCACATAAGCGCCCAATTCACGCCTTTTTGGGGACCGGAAACCTCGAACCAGTGGGCGGCAGGAAGCACTATATCAGCTAACTCAGCGGTATCATCCATGAATATGGTATGACTTA
It encodes the following:
- a CDS encoding 4Fe-4S dicluster domain-containing protein: MGGISRREFFSGLKVALAGEKGGNGGSPRWAMVIDLSKCIGCHACTVACKAENRTPPGVTYNVVVEEEQGRFPNVVRTNLPRPCMQCDRPPCAQVCPVQATYKLENGITAVDYERCIGCRYCIVNCPYGARYFDFGDSYDQEMVGYSAAQAHEWGMNWGKRTKGKIPTGIVRKCTFCYHRLERGEEPACVETCPGDARFFGDLNDPHSTVAKLAASPRAFRLKEELGTHPRVIYLK
- the nrfD gene encoding NrfD/PsrC family molybdoenzyme membrane anchor subunit; the encoded protein is MSSPTNSSILVHKNETEADRVVSPRVSRGGALVWYGLLVLAMVAGVVAFIIRAKEGLASTGLTTITPWGTWVAFYIYFVGMSAGAFLLSTFIHVFGMERFHKVGREALLVAIISMVLALTFILLDLGRMERFWHVLWYFNPTSVLAWEVRFYVIYILLLAAELYFSMRQDLIRASRGTGWAARVAAVCTLGSKDLSEESVKRDHRILKVLGAIGIPIAIFGVHGGTGALFAVAKARPYLNSALLPVVFIVSALVSGTALLIASYTIRKKVSGQIPDREMLKSLGGLLALFLSIDLGLEFYEFLIGAYGLEATELATLKTIFAGQFAWSFWGIQMLVGAVIPLAILAYPRTRNSPAAIAAAAIMVVIGIVAVRFHIVLPSLIVPVMEGLPEGYYLPTWVELASSLGVIAFGLFLYSLAVTGLPIDVRQEIDKGVKENE
- a CDS encoding molybdopterin-dependent oxidoreductase; the protein is MSKQDKSCEKAVKKISRRNFIKGTMAAGGMVALEPLITGTVLPPIEKLWLNDPHGVGDDFEDYGAEDVIYTTCEQCNTHCTLKAVIAPASGDGPYTSIIRKLAGNPYSPLNMVPFGAIPYDTPVKEAAKGQGEVARVGRAFRGGRICLKGQAGIQTAYDALRVTKPLKRVGPRGSGKWQTISWEQAIDEIVNGAPDLGTPGLKDIWAFVPEKPVMADWEKVQKGEMSQEEFDKKYRDVLIDTRHPDLGPKANQVVSLFGDRRDFFQKRFWKQTMGSINTIHHGGICGVSGVMGNIRSFNSPKPKKRMYADIDNAEFLIVWGTNPLVANKGPTWLAPKITNALKRGMKLAVVDPRMSKIAEKAHLWVPIYPGTDGALALAMARWIIENNRYDRRYLTNPNRQAAAEDGEPTWSDATHLVNLSDPKRPKLRASDLGIGNKDQLVVLENGRPVPHDKAKEGQLEVDTEINGIRVKSVFTLFKERVMEYTLEEYARICRIEVEQIVELAREFTSHGKKAAIISYRGPAMHVNGFYNLRAINCLNHLIGNYDWKGGSITTGAKFKLFNGRYDVLKVPNGFKAWGIPLDRTKKAYEKTSLFKRDGYPAKRPWFQFSANLTQEVLPSAADGYPYPIKALFIHRISPVVSAPLGQEQVEILKNTNIIPLIVASDVVIGETSMYADYILPDCTYLERWGLEVIYPNFELKESHIQQPVTRVYPEVRQAEDVLIDIAKKMGLPGVGDNAFPDGSPLNRAEDFYLKVVANIAYDGKEPVPDADDEELAIFEKARRKALGKFFDLEAWKRAVKPEEWRKVVYVLNRGGRFEARGNEYDGPYLKYKLASEVNFYNEKLAGAKNSYDGKFFDGLPKVAEVTFYNGKKVDDPYPLVLINWKSAYTGTHRNISDVWLREIEAENLLWINPEDARQRGIKSGAKVKIRSANSEVTATALVTARIRPGVVGAAFSYGHFAYGSRPVEIDGVKQAYATPYGHTSGMAGTPGTGYALGRGTGFPVNYLLRRDEALSYGAQSDPVGGGAAQLDTRVEVLKA
- a CDS encoding TatA/E family twin arginine-targeting protein translocase — encoded protein: MFGFLPSIGVPELILILVLALIIFGPGKLPEVGRSLGKSIREFRNASKEIKEEITAELEPQQKNK
- the tatA gene encoding twin-arginine translocase TatA/TatE family subunit; its protein translation is MFGLLPNIGVPELILILVLALVIFGPGKLPEVGRAIGKSIREFKKATSEVKEELESTVKE
- a CDS encoding formate dehydrogenase subunit gamma, with the protein product MKGKVLRFNKAERIAHWVHTVSFLTLLLTGLALFSMKLGNILGVSGIQTARMIHRFMAIPFAIGTPLVLLLGTPKSTFRWLKDVFTWDKDDVKFVMGFAREFFGLGAELPPQGKFNAGEKINSMLTIFGSIILAVTGLIMWQDHLFPREVVQWMYPIHDLFALVMGAVIIGHAYLALLHPGSKESINGMISGYVSEEFAKSHHEKWFMQEFNRDTGVDIKKSA
- a CDS encoding 4Fe-4S dicluster domain-containing protein, which translates into the protein MRRAMLVDLSRCVGCKSCIISCKQENEVIPGLFYNELKEKEGSDHEGFYKYTYPRSCMHCDTPTCVKVCPVGANTKKEDGIVYREPKKCVGCKYCVNTCPYNASKYNALAEKAEKCTFCIKRVRNGLKPACATNCPSDARTYGEMNDLLALAEKRKASLKAKGQEAVIYRGDKLNTSMIYLIPVGVDLPGLPAHPQIPTSVGFWQDIVQPLGKLAMGSVGAAVITSFLINTFKAEDKPAKGGKVNEG